A region of the Lycium barbarum isolate Lr01 chromosome 1, ASM1917538v2, whole genome shotgun sequence genome:
cgggtcagccccacttccattatctggGATATCCACATCCACTCCATCTAATtcatcatttaacacatcttgttggtcttgagataaattgtggTTCTCTACTGGGCTTCCAAcaacgtatacccttaaaatgggcctagctacatcattcaaataagcacGCAAACGAACTTGATCAGTTATCTTAAATGGCAAGACCCTCTGATTTTCAAAAAAACtgtgcatgtaagtgatggcaagatcttttgGTTCACAAATTAATTCGCAATAGGTGATGATTAGGTTCACAAAATCATCGAACATAACATCTCTTTGGACAATCATCACTATCGTCTCTAACGTGtcactacccttccatcgccaaatatatcgattgttcttctcgatccattcaccatggcaatcaacccctattgttattgagtcctccattagtggtgttcgaggtacctgaagatattttgtttaACAAAAAATTGGTCATGAGAGGACATAccaatctataacaaaatgaaacagctacagcagttgttccaacagattattgacttgttggaacaagtggACTACTTGTTGCAAGAGGTAAtaaaattgttgcaacaagtcactaatctgttggagtcagcttcagtttttttggGGTAATGTTTCAGACtgttgaagatgtccaacagattatcgagttgttgcaacaagtagtacacttgttgcagcaagtcaataatctgttggaagcagcttcagttttttgggttctgtttcagacaaaaattgaagctgactctaacagatagttgagttgttgcaacaagtggaacacctgttgcaacaactatacaacttgttgcagcaagtcaataatctgttggaagcagcttcagttttttgggttacgtttcagacaaaaattgaagctgactccaacagatagttgaattattgcaacaagtggaacacctgttgcaacaactatacaacttgttgcagcaagtcaataatctgttggaagcggcttcagttttttgggttctgtttcagacaaaaactgaagttGACTCCAACAGatcgttgagttgttgcaacaagtggaatacCTATTGCAACAACTCACTCAGTTGTTGCAGGTTATTTATTTaacaattacaacaacttcataatctgttgtagaagttgcaacaaccacattatatgttgcaacaactacaacaactactgtaagttgttggaaaatcagtagatttatacccaggtgaaaaattgaaataaaacagCATTGTtgtacttaccaaatgagcggaaaACGCTTATGAAGTAATTGCCAGTGCTACACCAACAAAATCcagtcaaaaaattgcaaaatcgggtggtcacatttttttctttcttgagcaacaatggcgggcgaagaagaagaagaagaaaaataagaagaagaaagcagaacaatgaaatgagttatgaagtaattcccagtgctacacgaatgaaattcagtcaaaaaattgcaaaatcaggtggtcttgtttttttctttcttgagcaaaATCCAGtcaagacgaagaagaagaagaagaaacgagcAGCAGAATAAGAAAAAGAAGCAAGAAGAAgcagcaagaagaagaagaaatgaagcaaaaaagaagagcaaaaaatggTGGAAACGACGCAGGCAAACATAAAATTTGGCGCGTTTTTTTGGCTCTGCAAGGTTATATGGGTTGGGTCAAAgtataaaaataaaacttgagggcAAAGTGTAAAAAATAAAGCTTGAGGTCAACGTattaaaaatataactttggaGTGAGTCAAAACTCCCTAATCACTAATTTAAAGTTTATCACCCTACTCAATTAAAAAAATTAGAGTTATCAActcaattttaaaatctatttgtCACCTATAATTAAAAAAGCCGGTAAAACAGTCCCATCAATTTCTGGCCAAAATACCGCTGTACGTAAAGTCTCACTTGGCCAGGGTTTCAAAATTAACTCCACCCGAAGGGATCGGAAAACTCTGTTTTCTCCGATTGGGGGGTTTTGGGCAGAAGTATCCAATCAATCACGTAACGAAAGCTGAATAATCGTCTCTTCCACACTACATTTCAGAAAAATCCTTACATTTATATACAACTGGTAGTTTTAATTGCAAGGAAGAAGGAACACTAGATTTAGAAAAAGGGAGATGGATTTGGACCAGTGGATAGCGAAGGTTAAAGAGGGACAACATCTGGCTGAGGACGAGCTTCAGCTCCTCTGTGAATACGTATGTTTTTATACTATTATCCTTAAAAATCTCATTACAAGTATTTTACATGAAAGTAGTCGGAAAAATAGATGTAGAAGATTCCCATAGCTCAGCCTAAATAGGTAAGGTTTGAGAGGTTCATTGATTGATTTGTTGACACATGTCTAACAAGTTGtgtactgtttttttttttttttttttttttggtaaagtttTTTAATTCCTAGTAATAATACAAGTTATATTgatctaccccacaaaggtaggggtaaggtatgcgtacatcctaccctccccatacCCCAATTTtgggactacactgggtatgttgttgttgtaatagaaGTTATAGTGATCTTTCCACTTGGTTCATTACCCACGGGAAAGCCGTGATTTTTGTTTTTGGATTTTAGCTGGTAGATATTGTTGATATTGCTTTTAGGCTTGTGTGGACGGGAGAAATGTATGGGGATTATTTATGTAGAGTGGCATTCAGAAGATTAGTCCCACTGTCACTTGCACAAGTTAATGGTTTTCTTAGGTGAGCTGCAAGTCGTTCTTTGGAGCTTGATTTAGCGAGTGTTTGCTCCTGTTCCAGGAAATTTCTCCATTTAGTAGACGTGTTTTATAGGAATCACATTTGCATGTTAACAAGACGTGTCCCCCACTAATTTCAAAAGAACAAAGTTCATTAAGTTTTGCCGGTAAAAACTTCATGttggttgatttttttttttttggggggggggggggggggttgtaatAGCGGTAAAGATGTCATCTAGAAGGAAAAAGTTTCACAGGCACTAATATGGTAGTACAAAATAAGTGAGAAATAGGCTATAAAGCATAATTAGTTTGTCACAGGAATCAATTATGACTTACACAGCATTTGTTTAGGACCGACCTTGCACTAAAAATGAGAAATCATTCTCATTTTAGTGCACCAGCTAAGCTCTAAAATTCTGTCCAATCAAGAAATGCTGATTTGCGGATACTAATATGAATAGCGTAGGAAGGGCAGAACATCTACAGAGCAATATCATATAGGACAGCTGGGTGAGCCAAAATAATCGGCAATGGAGGATGAAGTTCTTACTGCAGGGAGGAACAAAGCCAGGAAAGAACAAAGAATAAGAAGAGAAATTTATTATTACATTTTATCTTCCTTGTTTATCTCGCATCTCCTCACCCTCCTTTTTGCCTTCTGCCTCAGCTGGATTATATTCGCATATAGCTTATAAATACTGGTTTTTACAGAAGTGTGGGTTGTATCTCCTCCTCTCAAGTAGTCTTCTGACAAATATTATTGCAACCTGACTTCGTGTGTTAATAATCAATCCAGCTTAACATGAGCTTGTCTTCTTTTGATATGCATGATCGAGAGTCAAGAATAAAAAGAATGACTATCTGAAGTATGGCACATTACACAAATAAGCGTAGGTCTAAATTGCTTCTTCTATAGATATTATTCAGAGATGTGTTAGATTGCATATGGCACAAGATACTGATGGCGCATTAGTTTGGTATCTTCTTCCTGCACATCAGTCAGTCACATTAACAATAGTTATTGGAGTTAAAGGTTGTAGTAGGAGGATATCATGATTTGTCTTTTTTTGCGTTTGATCAATAATGTTTACTGCCTGCACTTCAGCATCACTTCTAGTTTCACTTGAGAGCATGAATTGTATTTCATTTATGTCTAAAACATGTGACACTTTTTCACAGGTTAAGGAGATCCTGATTGAGGAGTCAAATGTGCAACCTGTCAATAGTCCAGTTACTGTTTGTGGGGATATACACGGCCAatttcatgatctaatgaaactTTTCCACACTGGAGGTCATGTGCCAGAGACAAATTACATCTTTATGGTAAAATTCATATAGTTTATTCCTAGTCCATAGATGGACTTTTACGGATTATCTTGTTAAAAAATTTATGCCAGGATTCTAGTTCAGCCCTTCTTTTGTAAGATCTCTCATATTTGGGCAGGGAGATTTTGTTGATCGTGGATACAATAGTCTCGAAGTTTTCACAATTTTGTTGCTCCTTAAAGCAAGGTATGGTAAGAAAATTTTGTATAGAATTTGTATCACTtgtctaccttttttttttagatGACAATGGAACATGAGCAAGGGAGACTTGTCTGCTTTTAGAAAAATGGCATCACTGCGTATCCATTACTGTATCAGGATGAAGCATTGGCTTGAAAAAATTGTTAATTGCCCTGTGAACTTTGTGATATGGACACGTATATTTTGATAAACGTTGTATTTATCTTTTCAATGAAATTACTTTGAgtaatattttctttaaaaaatcaattttgataCTCTCGGGAAGTGTTGAGCTTTTATCATCTTCATGCTTTTGCCTATATGTTATAATGGTTCCCCTTCTCTTGTTCTCTATCTTTCCACTTTACCCAATATCTTCATCTTTAACGATTGACTCATTATCTTCTTTGCTTTAGTTGAACAAATTTGAATTTTGTATGGCAGTGGTATCTGTTGATTTTCCTGCTAGTCTTTTGAAAGGTGATAGGGCATTCATTCTTATTTATCTACATTGTGTTTTTTATTTGCTATCAGATATCCTGCCAACATTACTCTTCTACGCGGGAATCATGAGAGCAGACAGCTAACTCAGGTATTAGATGTTATGAAATTCACAGATAATAGCTAGTTAAGAAGTGGGTGTTAGACGCAAGTAGCATAGATGTGCTTGGGTTTCTTTATTTTAATGATTATTTTGAAGGGAGCCATTCTTCCCCCCCTCCCCCCGGGTTCTTCTTCCTCCTTTCCTTCTTAAAGAAGCAATTGGTTTGTTGCTTTGATTGCAAAGGCCTTTGGGAGTCTGACTAATTATGGGGAAAAGCAACATTTTTCTGTTTTGTAGTACAATTATATATACCTAATTTGCATTTCCGGTGTAAGAGCTGTTTGCTAGAGTGTCCAGCTCAACTTTGGAATTCTTGGATTCTCTAATGATGTAATATAGGAAAGAGACTGCTACCCGACTTTTTAGTTTATGGCAGTACCAGCTTGGTACCATTATATCAATTACACTACCTTACCttatctacaaaaaaaaaaaaaaaaaaaaaagaagaagaagaaaaagaaagaaggctCCCAAGGCCTTTGATCAGTATCAGTGGTAAGAATGCAAGGGGATGTGTGGGTAGGGCGCATGCCACATGTTCGAACCCTGCTGGTGGTGGTGGAAATCCTAGGCTTTAACTACTAAGTGGAAGCAAGATAAAGGGTCAATTCTTATCTGATCCCTTTTGTCATGTTTTttcttgagccgggggtctttcggaaacagcctctctacatctcaaggtagaggtaaggtctgcgtacactctaccctcaccggaccccacttgtgggattatattGGGTCTGTTGTTGCAAGATAAAAGGTCGGACCTTACTCCGCCGAGTTTTTGAACTTGTGGGTCATTTGCAGTTGGGCCAGCTAATGCATGGTATTTCtcaattatatataaaaaagatAAAGAGAAAATGAGCTGGCCATTATTCTCTGCGAGAGTTTCTTTTCTTGAACTCATGTCTGGACGATGTGTAATAAATTTTACTTTCTTGTGTTCTTAATGATTACTTGTCATTGCATTGTATGCTCATGCTAGTGTTGTGGGTTCTAGCCTTGAAATATCAGTAAGGCGGCTCATGATGACTGTTTTGCAAAGAGCTAACTGGAGTAGCCTTTAAGCTTGGTGCAGTTAATGTTGACACTTTCTGGAGGGAGCTTACTTTGTGATCTTCCTCCTATAGACCTTATAAGAAAAAAACTTGTTCCTATAGAATGGAAAGATTTCTCTCGGCTCGATCTATCAGAGAAGTGATTATCAATATTTGCTGGAACAGATGTTTTGAATACATAACTTGAGTTTTATTCAATATTtgtttattaattttattattgttGCTGCTGCGCTTATTTTAGTTGATACCTTCGGCTTCGTTCTGTTGTCACTTAGATCTCTTTGAAAATTTGCTTCTTAGGATGGATTTATGCATGGTATGCAAAGGACAAGATCTCCTAGACATGCTATACTCTGATCTTCAATTTCTACCTTTTTTTGGTAATAGGtctatggattctatgatgaatgCCAAAGAAAGTATGGAAATGCGAATGCTTGGCGGTATTGCACTGATGTATTTGACTATCTTACCCTCTCGGCAATTATAGATGGAACAGTATGTTCTGTTACTCTTCATAAGACAATAATTGTTTGCCCATCTCTTTTGTATCCTATTAATCTGCCGATGTTGCATTGCAGGTACTATGTGTCCACGGTGGCCTTTCTCCAGATGTTAGGACTATTGATCAGGTAGGTGACTTGATTGTTGACGTGTTTGGGGTTCTGTTTGGGGTTCTTACTGTAACAGGTTTCAGATTGTTTAAGTGTCTGGATGTGATATATCTTCAGTTAGACAATGAAATCAATATGTGGGATCATAGAGAGCTAATGTTGCTTCTTGGTTGTCCACGGAGTTTGAAGCTAGAATATTGGATTTCTcggttaaccaaaaaaaaaaaaagaaaaaaggaactaATGTAGCTTCTTTTTTGTTATGACATGCAGATTAGGGTCATTGACCGTAATTGTGAAATTCCCCATGAAGGGCCTTTTTGCGATCTTATGTGGAGCGACCCTGAAGATATTGAAACATGGGCAGTAAGTCCTCGAGGAGCAGGTTGGCTGTTTGGATCCAGGGTTACCACTGAGGTATGTGGGTTAAAGATGTTAGATATCGCTACAAATCCTTTTCTAACAATATTCTAATGCCATATTTGCAGTTTAATCACATCAATAAGTTGGATCTAGTTTGCCGGGCTCACCAACTTGTCCAGGAAGGTCTGAAGTACATGTTCCAGGACAAAGGACTCGTTACTGTGAGTACTAAGTAATATATTTTTTATTGCATGTTTAACAGACGTTCTTTTAAACATGTAGTAGTAGTATATATCTATTGTGTCACCCTTTCTTTTGAACTATGAAGGTTTGGTCTGCTCCCAACTACTGTTATCGCTGTGGAAATGTTGCTTCAATATTGAGCTTCAATGAGAATATGGTACAGTTGCTCTCTTTTTCTTGCTTATTCAACTTCTAGTTAGCCTTTCTGAAATAAAGGGATTAGCTAGTAATGccctattgttgttgttgatcttgcAATTCACTCGATTCAACATGTTGTGCATTgcaatacatttatatatatatgtgtgttacaATAGATTAATTGAAGTTTGCCTATCGTATTTAGATCATAGAAGGGCGTTCATCTCTAGGACTTCATCGCTAACTTTGTTTTCTTATTAGTGAATAGTTGATGGAATGTGGCAAAGCAATTGTTAAATACTTAAATCGAAATAGATCCTCTTAATTTTTTATGATCTAGGACGTATCATGTTCCAGTATAAAAGATTGGGAAATGTGATGCGAGATAATGATGCTCACTGTTCCTCTGTAAAGATCTTCGTGGAACTGCTTTGTTGCTCTCGCTTGGTGAATCGTATTAGATTTAGAAGATGTCATAACATTTGTCTACCACTACACACTAGAATTATAGATATACGAATCAACTGGACTTGTGCTTGCATGGACTTCAATCCCTTCATAGAAGAGTTGATGGTTCATTATCAATGGATTGAGTGGGGGATAGAAATTAAATAAAAGTATTAAGCAGGGAGTGGAACTGCAGAGTTGTACTGGCTTAAGCTATGTTGTTGGAAGATGGAGAAAACATTAAGTATTTTAGGCAGTTTCTCTTTAGAGCCTCCTCCACTGGCACTTGTTCTATGATCTAAACTCCAGTCTTTTGGAACGTCTAGTGTTAGCTTTGCATCTCTTTGTATctgttctttatttttttttattttataaatttatgTCCTTTCTATAAGTTTCATTTCCCTCCTCTTTCCCAACAAccttttttaatatggaattttTGCTGTCAGTTACTGTGTTTGGTAGAATCTTTTTTgttcttatttttgttttgttttatcaGGAGAGAGAGGTCAAGTTCTTCACTGAAACTGAAGAAAACAACCAGATGCGAGGACCCAGGACAGGAGTACCTTATTTCTTATGAGTGGGTACTTACCTTCTTGATTGATATTATTTCTGCACTCCGTGCCGTCCCTTATTAGAGGGAAATTGAAGCAGAAACTGTCTACTTGGTGGGAACCAGATTGCTGTGTGGCTTGCTGCTCTCACAAGATGGCAATACACACCCTAGCTTGTTGGGCTGATCCTGCTTTTGAATAGTTTGTGCTATGTATTTACAATGGCCTTTAATGTTTGTTCCCTCTGTTCCATAATTATTCTTACCTGTGTTATATTTTGAATTCTACCACAGATCCAATTACCAGATCTTAGATTTCTTCTTGCAATGCTAGAGTACACTTTTCTTGTCCTATCAGTCTTCACTTGAAATATGAGTCCATTTACACTCAAAATGGGAGTATTAGAAATTAGTGCACCTGGTAGTTGTGAAGTATGGTAGTTGCAGCATCTGAggtcaagaatcaagatttgagATTGACTTTTGTTTTGCTTCTCAAAGGAGACTTCATTTTTTCCTCGAGAAAGTTTCAATACGTTGCAGCTTCAGTGTACCAAAAACGTAGTTGTTTGTGCAGCAACTTTTCACCATTATTTAACATCGTAACTGCTGTTGGTCTTCACTCTTCAGTTTTCAAGTGCTCATTCGTTCCACCATTTCCGGAAGCAGGGAGAAcgtaataaacttctggtttcaTTTATTTGAATTTACTGTGTAACAGTACGAGCAAGAGTTTGGGTGCTTATTTCTTGGTGGTTTGAGTAAAACTTTATCTTTGGCTTTGTTTCTTATGTACGGTGTTTTCTTTTAGccttttcttttttgcttttgATATGATGGGTTTGGCAGTGAGAGTCTTAGTCCCTCTATATGCTATATTGAGGACATATCCGGGATGTCATGTAGTAGATTGATAAGAGAATCAATTGTGCTGTTTGGGTCCAATTTTAGCGGGTTAAAGTAAATTGAGCCGATAAATGAGTCATGACTTCGTTCAAAATTTAGTTGAGTCCGTGTGGAATGAGTTAAGATGGATTGGATAACAGGTCAAACTACAATCCTTCCAACTCGACCTTTGGcggtgagagttattggccaccggatccattttcaatggttgcaaataaagcatttatccgtaaattcagaaagaatgcgtactcgcgtattcataatgaaatggatgttccaccggggagatacactcgaaaatgctcattttgcaattatgttggtcatgataagtgcaagtgtcccttacggcatggtggtcaaactacatctcgcggtggaagtacctctcgtggtgggggaaactttcgtggtggaagtacctctagtggtggtggcacatctagtggtggtggcggaagatcaactcaagggcattaattgatgaatgttttttaagtttttttcttactttgatgattgtattttaaaaagtttggctttcttattaattagtatgttaaatattttcatctactcaaggttatgaatgaatgatgcaatttaattaagtttatttttttttgtatgaatgctgccattttgactaacttttgattaattattaatgaacaagtttaagtattcgtaaagaacttcaagctaatgtcaccgagccttcaaacgaaaatggcgttcgagcacttttcagtcactaaaacggccatccgaacttttgcgtatccttgatgtattgatcctaccttattaatcgcacaaaaataagtagggttctatataaaatattgaaatttcagggtcccgaagcatgattaatctatggtcaaagtacgttaaaaagtgtaatggaagaagggttaaccaaaagggcaaaaaaaaaaggaggcacTATAGCGCAACAATTTACTGTGCTATAACAGTTAACGGAGCCGtccccgttaagtgctttagcgcagtaatttactgcactAAAGGCATTTtagtaacattttttttgttggggtattttgattcaaaatgttttttttggggcattttggttccggactcggaAAAAAATATTCGAGCATCAAATCTTTCTTTCAAAGATTTGCTTAATTTTCAGATGCTCGAATATTTTTCCAAAGGAAGATTTGATGTAAATGTTGAGTGCCGCAACTGTATGAGTAagctagaaaaaagaaaaaacgaCATAAATTAAGCTAACAAACACGTGTATACAAAAACATCTGACAACGTACAAAAAGATCAAGATGCAGTACCTTTGAAATGTCACCCCTCAACAGATTAAATTCAGCCTTCAAATCATCACTACTCCTGCTCCCGGAAGGATCACGTCTCAATATGTGTTGTTACTCCGTATTTTGAGGATGAGGTTGTTTAGGCTGCTGCTCCATATTTCGAGGATGAGGTGGGGATGAAATGTTAGAATCATCATTTTGAAAAGCAGGCAAACCCCGTGAAAAAACATAGTCGGCATTGATATCTTCAAAAAATACAGCAATATTCAAGTTTGATTTTTCCTCACTG
Encoded here:
- the LOC132602031 gene encoding phytochrome-associated serine/threonine-protein phosphatase 3 isoform X2; its protein translation is MDLDQWIAKVKEGQHLAEDELQLLCEYVKEILIEESNVQPVNSPVTVCGDIHGQFHDLMKLFHTGGHVPETNYIFMGDFVDRGYNSLEVFTILLLLKARYPANITLLRGNHESRQLTQVYGFYDECQRKYGNANAWRYCTDVFDYLTLSAIIDGTVLCVHGGLSPDVRTIDQIRVIDRNCEIPHEGPFCDLMWSDPEDIETWAVSPRGAGWLFGSRVTTEFNHINKLDLVCRAHQLVQEGLKYMFQDKGLVTVSTKFGLLPTTVIAVEMLLQY
- the LOC132602031 gene encoding phytochrome-associated serine/threonine-protein phosphatase 3 isoform X1, which codes for MDLDQWIAKVKEGQHLAEDELQLLCEYVKEILIEESNVQPVNSPVTVCGDIHGQFHDLMKLFHTGGHVPETNYIFMGDFVDRGYNSLEVFTILLLLKARYPANITLLRGNHESRQLTQVYGFYDECQRKYGNANAWRYCTDVFDYLTLSAIIDGTVLCVHGGLSPDVRTIDQIRVIDRNCEIPHEGPFCDLMWSDPEDIETWAVSPRGAGWLFGSRVTTEFNHINKLDLVCRAHQLVQEGLKYMFQDKGLVTVWSAPNYCYRCGNVASILSFNENMEREVKFFTETEENNQMRGPRTGVPYFL